The proteins below come from a single uncultured Dethiosulfovibrio sp. genomic window:
- a CDS encoding SpoIIE family protein phosphatase, giving the protein MKKRGLAFKLIAFIVLGTGSILAAIGGYGYFCSKSILKDELVVRVKGLGELAADRFSRITLVVETVTRDIALSLAFYEPFNKNLLPLLESILSAHDEVTGLFVALPPEKEDEYSRTFVYKDGRGLHRKKLADDFDVHSKSWYYLPVSRKAPVWTEPYFGYGGSERSVISYGVPVYDLEDRLSAVVVCDLSLDWLADVMDSLNIPKGGEGFILDENGVFLAHRDRRLINTESLWSMAGIAGKEAQKGIIEVGDYMGKDGWIFFRPIGDVGWSMGIFFPETAVTGSLNDLIRSQLYMALGGLLLLVLVALAISKAITGPIGSLSAATETLASGDFDFTLPHISGEDEVAQLSRSFSSMRRSLLAYIKELNDTTAARERMESELSIARSIQMSLVPRTFPPFPERGDLDLYATLEPAREVAGDFYDFLMLDERHILIVVGDVSGKGVPAALFMAVTRTFIRAFAKEGLSPGAILTRLNDEISRDNESCMFVTVFCAVVDILDRSLRYSSGGHPPPVLIKDRSARTLPPIKGPLIGPMEGVDFQEGEASLASGETMFIYTDGMTEATDSSGTFLGEELPLLWLKESEGLSSENLVKLISRRVKVFAGEAPQYDDITMLAFKVRGYPETDRA; this is encoded by the coding sequence ATGAAAAAAAGGGGACTTGCCTTTAAGCTGATAGCCTTCATCGTTTTAGGAACCGGTTCCATTCTGGCGGCGATCGGAGGATACGGCTATTTCTGTTCAAAATCCATCCTGAAAGACGAGCTTGTCGTGAGAGTTAAAGGCCTAGGGGAATTGGCTGCCGACAGGTTTAGCCGGATTACGCTGGTCGTTGAGACTGTAACCAGGGATATCGCCTTATCTCTGGCCTTTTATGAGCCTTTCAACAAAAACCTTCTTCCCCTCCTGGAGTCGATTTTGTCCGCTCACGATGAGGTTACCGGTCTTTTTGTGGCCCTTCCTCCGGAAAAAGAGGATGAGTACTCACGAACCTTTGTGTATAAAGATGGTCGAGGACTCCATCGTAAAAAACTGGCGGATGATTTCGATGTACACTCTAAAAGCTGGTACTATCTTCCTGTTAGCCGGAAGGCTCCGGTCTGGACGGAGCCTTATTTTGGTTATGGTGGTAGCGAACGATCGGTTATTTCCTATGGGGTACCGGTCTACGATTTAGAGGACAGGCTGTCGGCGGTGGTGGTCTGCGATCTCTCCCTGGACTGGCTGGCGGACGTTATGGACTCTCTTAATATCCCCAAAGGGGGAGAAGGGTTTATTCTGGATGAAAATGGAGTCTTCCTCGCTCACCGGGATCGTCGTCTTATCAACACGGAGAGTCTCTGGTCTATGGCCGGTATAGCGGGAAAAGAGGCTCAAAAGGGGATAATAGAGGTAGGGGACTATATGGGAAAAGATGGGTGGATTTTCTTCCGTCCCATAGGGGATGTCGGATGGTCTATGGGGATTTTCTTTCCTGAGACCGCCGTTACCGGATCTCTCAACGATCTTATTCGTTCTCAGCTTTATATGGCTCTCGGAGGGCTTCTACTCCTGGTTTTAGTCGCTCTGGCTATATCGAAGGCTATAACCGGCCCTATCGGATCTTTATCCGCGGCGACCGAGACCTTGGCCTCCGGGGACTTCGACTTTACTCTGCCCCACATCTCCGGCGAAGACGAGGTTGCCCAGCTATCTAGGTCTTTTTCCTCTATGAGGCGCAGTCTTCTGGCCTACATAAAGGAGCTTAACGATACTACCGCCGCCAGGGAGAGGATGGAAAGCGAGTTGTCCATCGCAAGGTCTATCCAAATGAGCCTAGTGCCGAGGACTTTTCCTCCTTTCCCTGAAAGAGGCGACCTAGATCTCTACGCTACCTTAGAGCCTGCTAGAGAGGTTGCCGGAGACTTTTATGATTTTTTAATGTTAGATGAGAGGCACATTCTCATAGTTGTGGGAGATGTCTCAGGTAAAGGAGTCCCAGCTGCGCTGTTCATGGCGGTGACCAGGACCTTTATAAGGGCCTTCGCGAAAGAAGGGCTCTCCCCTGGAGCTATACTGACCAGACTGAACGACGAAATCTCCAGGGATAACGAATCCTGCATGTTCGTCACCGTATTCTGTGCTGTGGTGGATATTCTGGACCGATCCCTGAGGTACAGTTCTGGCGGTCATCCTCCCCCTGTCCTGATAAAGGATCGGTCGGCTCGAACCTTGCCCCCGATAAAAGGGCCTCTTATCGGCCCTATGGAAGGCGTCGATTTTCAGGAAGGGGAGGCGTCGCTGGCATCAGGGGAGACTATGTTTATCTACACCGACGGGATGACCGAGGCTACCGATTCTTCAGGTACTTTTCTCGGAGAGGAACTTCCCCTATTATGGCTAAAAGAGTCGGAGGGGCTGTCGAGTGAAAATCTGGTGAAGTTGATCAGCCGTAGAGTAAAGGTTTTTGCCGGAGAGGCCCCTCAGTACGACGATATAACCATGCTTGCTTTTAAAGTCAGAGGTTATCCTGAAACAGATCGGGCATAG
- a CDS encoding endonuclease/exonuclease/phosphatase family protein codes for MRRKIALCTVLFAWALIWAPQSQALTIGTFNMEYFTVKGGKAYTSDDCAHLARLIETSEADLLALQEIGENRSLEYLLDNYLPQWGYIGNQTKGKQNLYFIWNKNKIDIADPVEPLFIGDTINWGGKVTPLFRRHPIKATFREVETGTEFSMINVHLRSLGTAGSKDRLAAVAMNNGIRQAQVIKLNHATEEEKGPLFILGDFNSVEITGATFPLFPLTEGHSYDDFQCTIDHIGYVNVAPTKNWHIRVIESSIPRRSTGERQHPDHDIVVLSMPDLFQDNL; via the coding sequence ATGAGAAGAAAGATCGCCCTATGTACCGTTCTCTTCGCCTGGGCCTTGATATGGGCTCCTCAATCACAGGCACTAACCATAGGAACGTTTAACATGGAGTATTTCACTGTGAAAGGCGGCAAAGCCTATACAAGCGACGATTGTGCTCATTTAGCTAGACTTATAGAGACCTCAGAAGCCGATCTGCTGGCCCTTCAGGAGATCGGCGAAAACCGATCGTTGGAGTACCTTTTAGATAACTACCTCCCCCAGTGGGGCTATATAGGGAATCAGACGAAAGGAAAACAAAACCTTTATTTTATATGGAATAAAAATAAAATTGACATAGCTGATCCCGTTGAGCCCCTTTTTATCGGAGATACGATCAACTGGGGAGGGAAGGTCACACCGCTGTTTCGAAGGCACCCTATAAAGGCCACATTTCGTGAAGTGGAGACGGGAACGGAATTCTCTATGATAAACGTCCATCTCCGAAGTCTGGGCACCGCAGGATCAAAAGACCGATTGGCGGCGGTGGCCATGAACAACGGTATCCGGCAGGCCCAGGTTATAAAGCTAAACCACGCAACAGAGGAGGAAAAGGGACCTCTGTTTATCCTAGGAGATTTTAATTCCGTTGAGATTACAGGAGCGACATTCCCTCTTTTCCCCCTCACCGAGGGGCACAGTTACGACGACTTTCAATGCACCATCGACCACATAGGGTACGTCAACGTGGCTCCGACTAAAAACTGGCATATCAGGGTTATAGAGTCCTCTATACCGAGAAGAAGCACCGGAGAAAGGCAGCACCCGGACCACGACATAGTGGTCCTATCTATGCCCGATCTGTTTCAGGATAACCTCTGA
- a CDS encoding ArsB/NhaD family transporter gives MDTKAWIALALFVLTILSIARGWLKTSTATLLGASTMMLFRIVSGSEVSSYIDSNTVGLLVGMMVVVGILSKTGLFQYIAVKAIKVTGGNGILILLSVSIITAILSAFLDNVTTVLLVSPVVVSLAELIKVNPVPLLLCEVIASNIGGTATLIGDPPNMIIGSYAGFSFNDFIVHLSPVVAVVWVFVMIFLCFLYRNDLVADKEATDRLKEVNESRLIKDKGLMIRSCAVMVLVLVGFIFHHHLGITASVVALFAAGLLLALSSLDDGEVIHQEVEWPTIVYFVSLFILVGGLQENGVIVYMAQGLSGFLSGSPMVMILGVLWISGLSCIFVNNVAFAAMFVHVVSEMARTAGMPPEPLYWALAMGSCLGGNGSYLGSAANAVLADFATRGGINISFGTFLSVGVKVVFISLTISSIFLIGLYGPTL, from the coding sequence ATGGATACAAAGGCATGGATCGCTCTGGCCCTTTTCGTGTTGACGATCCTGTCAATCGCCAGGGGGTGGTTAAAAACCAGTACAGCGACCCTCCTGGGAGCTTCTACGATGATGCTTTTCAGGATAGTTTCAGGCTCGGAGGTAAGCTCCTATATCGATTCTAACACCGTAGGCCTACTGGTCGGAATGATGGTCGTGGTGGGAATCCTATCCAAAACCGGCCTGTTTCAGTATATTGCGGTAAAGGCTATAAAGGTAACCGGTGGTAACGGTATACTTATATTGCTCTCCGTCTCGATAATAACCGCTATTCTATCGGCATTTCTCGATAACGTCACTACCGTTCTTTTGGTCAGTCCTGTGGTCGTCTCTCTGGCGGAGCTAATAAAGGTAAATCCCGTTCCCCTTCTTCTATGCGAGGTTATAGCCTCCAACATAGGCGGAACGGCGACCCTCATAGGGGATCCTCCGAATATGATCATAGGCTCTTACGCCGGTTTCTCTTTCAACGACTTTATAGTCCATCTATCTCCGGTCGTAGCGGTCGTCTGGGTCTTCGTCATGATATTCCTCTGTTTTCTGTATCGAAATGATCTGGTGGCCGATAAAGAGGCTACCGATAGGCTTAAGGAGGTCAACGAATCGAGACTCATAAAGGATAAAGGGCTTATGATACGGTCCTGTGCCGTTATGGTTCTAGTCCTAGTTGGATTCATCTTCCACCATCATCTTGGGATAACGGCGTCGGTGGTGGCCCTTTTCGCCGCAGGTTTGCTTTTGGCTCTTTCCAGCCTCGACGACGGTGAAGTTATCCATCAGGAGGTAGAATGGCCCACGATAGTGTATTTTGTCTCCCTTTTTATCCTAGTTGGAGGACTTCAGGAAAACGGGGTTATCGTCTATATGGCTCAAGGCCTTTCAGGCTTTCTAAGCGGGAGCCCTATGGTGATGATTCTAGGGGTCCTCTGGATATCGGGCCTTTCCTGTATTTTCGTGAACAACGTCGCCTTTGCGGCCATGTTTGTCCACGTAGTCAGCGAGATGGCGAGGACCGCTGGGATGCCCCCGGAGCCCCTTTACTGGGCTCTCGCCATGGGGTCCTGTCTTGGGGGTAACGGTAGTTACCTTGGTTCCGCAGCGAACGCTGTCTTGGCCGACTTTGCCACCAGAGGAGGTATAAATATATCCTTTGGGACTTTTCTCTCCGTAGGGGTAAAGGTCGTTTTTATCTCTTTGACCATATCCAGTATCTTCTTGATAGGTCTCTACGGCCCCACCCTTTAG
- a CDS encoding CBS domain-containing protein, which translates to MKVGEIIDRDLTALSAECPVAEAIEVLYHHNASGLPVLDDDNRVIGFISEKDIIKAALPGYAHMLHDSSFLPDYGQFSVRLQSIAKDPISKYMRRNIISFDETDSDFYVANKVIKDNIKIAPVLRNGVFIGVVSRSHLLRHLLLHPEELDKNLGKN; encoded by the coding sequence ATGAAGGTAGGAGAGATCATCGACAGGGACCTAACGGCCTTATCCGCCGAATGTCCTGTGGCAGAGGCGATCGAAGTGTTGTATCACCACAACGCCTCCGGTCTTCCGGTGCTGGACGACGATAACCGAGTGATAGGTTTTATCAGTGAAAAGGATATAATAAAAGCCGCTCTACCGGGCTACGCCCATATGCTCCATGATTCGTCCTTTTTGCCCGACTATGGACAGTTTAGCGTTAGGTTGCAGTCGATAGCTAAAGACCCGATTAGCAAATATATGAGACGAAATATTATATCCTTCGACGAGACCGATAGCGATTTTTACGTCGCCAATAAGGTTATAAAGGACAACATAAAGATCGCTCCGGTATTGAGGAACGGGGTGTTTATAGGGGTAGTAAGCAGATCGCACCTATTGAGACATCTGCTGTTGCACCCTGAAGAGCTTGATAAAAATCTGGGTAAAAACTAG
- the lysW gene encoding lysine biosynthesis protein LysW has product MTISCVICDGAISIPDNAMVGELLICGDCGTELELVSLDPMTVEEAPEIQEDWGE; this is encoded by the coding sequence ATGACTATAAGCTGTGTGATATGCGATGGAGCCATCTCAATTCCGGACAACGCTATGGTAGGGGAGTTGCTGATCTGTGGGGACTGCGGGACCGAGCTTGAGCTGGTGAGCCTCGATCCTATGACAGTCGAGGAAGCCCCAGAGATCCAGGAAGACTGGGGAGAGTAA
- a CDS encoding RimK family alpha-L-glutamate ligase: protein MATLWILYTRLRAEEKMLKKAADDKGIPCRFVDIRGISWPGVLDVSEGDVALCRCVSHGHNLAIAKLMESRGVRTVNHSSVMDACGDKIVTASILDVAGIPQPDYRVSFSPDEAVNAAESLGYPVVFKPPVGSWGRLISKVNDRDCAESLVEHKSFMGPNHGTFFIQKYVEKPGYDVRALVVGGKPISAIKRASSHWITNTARGAEAQFIPLDDSLTDILSSVYRAFGGDLLAVDLFQNGNSWSVNEVNGQAEFHGSVEGSGVDVAGAIISHCQSLMEGDK, encoded by the coding sequence ATGGCGACCCTGTGGATTCTGTATACCCGACTCAGGGCGGAGGAAAAGATGCTCAAAAAGGCCGCCGACGATAAAGGGATACCCTGTCGTTTTGTCGACATCAGAGGTATATCCTGGCCCGGCGTCCTGGATGTGTCGGAGGGCGACGTGGCCCTGTGTCGGTGTGTCTCTCACGGGCATAATCTCGCTATAGCTAAGCTTATGGAATCCCGGGGTGTAAGGACGGTAAACCATTCATCGGTGATGGATGCCTGTGGGGATAAAATCGTGACGGCGTCAATTCTGGACGTTGCCGGTATACCTCAACCCGATTACAGGGTGTCCTTTTCCCCTGATGAGGCGGTTAACGCCGCAGAGTCGCTCGGATATCCCGTCGTTTTCAAACCCCCTGTGGGAAGCTGGGGACGACTTATCTCCAAGGTGAACGACAGGGACTGTGCCGAGTCTTTGGTTGAGCATAAGTCCTTTATGGGGCCGAACCACGGGACTTTCTTTATACAAAAATACGTCGAAAAGCCGGGCTACGACGTCAGAGCCCTGGTTGTCGGAGGTAAGCCTATATCGGCAATAAAGAGGGCTAGCTCTCACTGGATCACCAACACAGCCAGAGGTGCGGAGGCCCAGTTTATCCCACTGGACGATAGCCTGACTGACATATTGTCTTCGGTATACAGGGCCTTCGGAGGGGACCTTCTGGCAGTCGATCTGTTCCAGAACGGAAACAGCTGGTCGGTCAATGAGGTCAACGGTCAGGCGGAGTTTCACGGTTCGGTGGAGGGCTCGGGCGTGGACGTGGCTGGAGCCATAATATCCCACTGTCAGAGCCTTATGGAGGGGGATAAGTGA
- the argC gene encoding N-acetyl-gamma-glutamyl-phosphate reductase: protein MSYRVTVWGATGMAGGELLRIMANHPDLEVVCAVSRGSAGKPLWHDHPHLRLWYPEMVYSSPDVAMDIPTDLVFLALPHRGAWKVAVDYRERGVKVVDLSGDFRLKDPAQYARWYGEEHGAPAYLEQAVYGLPELHRDDIASSSLVSGVGCNASCAILGLAPLASTGLVDSVRMELRVGSSEAGGSPSKGSHHPYRTRTMRVFEPFRHRHLAEVIQETGLSEDLFTMTMTAVEMVRGAQMLAQVTLKEPVKEAVLWKAYRRAIEGRPFWNVCPARPSHLRLPDPRFVLGSNHCSVGFVLHDDGVRLLVVSALDNLMKGASGSAVQAANLMLGLEETSGLDGAPIYPA from the coding sequence ATGTCCTACAGGGTCACAGTGTGGGGAGCTACCGGAATGGCAGGAGGGGAGTTGCTTCGGATAATGGCAAACCATCCTGATCTGGAGGTCGTCTGTGCCGTCTCCCGTGGCTCCGCTGGGAAGCCCCTTTGGCACGACCATCCCCATCTCAGGCTGTGGTATCCCGAGATGGTCTACAGTTCCCCTGATGTGGCTATGGACATACCGACGGACCTGGTATTCCTGGCACTGCCCCACAGAGGGGCCTGGAAGGTGGCGGTGGACTACAGGGAGAGAGGCGTTAAGGTCGTGGATCTGTCGGGAGATTTTCGCCTTAAAGATCCGGCCCAGTACGCCCGGTGGTACGGTGAGGAACACGGTGCTCCGGCCTATCTGGAGCAGGCGGTCTACGGCCTGCCGGAGCTCCACAGAGATGATATAGCCAGTTCGTCCCTGGTGAGTGGAGTCGGCTGTAACGCCTCCTGCGCTATTCTCGGTCTTGCCCCTCTGGCTAGCACCGGGTTGGTAGACTCGGTTCGCATGGAGCTTCGGGTTGGTTCATCAGAGGCCGGTGGATCGCCCAGCAAGGGCAGTCATCACCCCTACAGGACCAGGACCATGAGGGTCTTTGAGCCCTTCCGCCATCGCCATCTGGCGGAGGTGATCCAGGAGACCGGTTTATCTGAGGATCTTTTCACTATGACCATGACGGCGGTTGAGATGGTCAGAGGGGCCCAGATGCTGGCCCAGGTGACGTTGAAAGAGCCGGTCAAGGAGGCGGTCCTCTGGAAGGCCTACAGAAGGGCGATCGAGGGGCGTCCCTTCTGGAACGTCTGTCCCGCCAGGCCATCCCATCTGAGGTTGCCCGACCCCAGGTTCGTCCTGGGCAGCAACCACTGTTCCGTCGGCTTTGTCCTCCACGACGATGGAGTCAGGTTGCTGGTGGTGTCCGCCCTGGACAACCTGATGAAAGGTGCGTCAGGCTCCGCCGTCCAGGCGGCCAATCTGATGCTCGGCCTTGAGGAGACCTCCGGTCTGGACGGAGCTCCGATATATCCCGCTTAG
- a CDS encoding uridylate kinase has protein sequence MTVGVVKIGGAGGNDPIPLLKELAARTEQGERWALIHGGSHEMEQACLSLGIEPVYVMSPKGFRSRFTGEREMVVFKGVCGSISAEIVSSLSEMGCCGSPVWPGVYGARALCKDVLRSVEDGRVRLLRGNRSGSVTSFQGEAVARLWAKGILPVIPPIALEESSGKLLNVDGDRLAALVASSLGSEVLVILSNVPGVLSDQHNPRSLVSSGSVEDLMALAKGNMKRKIVAAEEALSGGVKDVILGDSRLEEPLSAALNGKGTNVCLNSTTVGV, from the coding sequence ATGACCGTTGGAGTAGTCAAAATAGGGGGAGCAGGAGGCAACGATCCTATCCCTCTCCTGAAAGAGCTTGCGGCCAGGACGGAGCAGGGCGAGAGGTGGGCACTTATCCACGGCGGCAGCCACGAGATGGAACAGGCCTGTCTATCCCTGGGGATCGAGCCGGTCTACGTGATGAGCCCTAAGGGATTCAGGAGCCGCTTTACAGGGGAGAGGGAGATGGTGGTCTTCAAAGGGGTATGCGGATCTATCTCGGCGGAGATAGTATCCTCCCTGTCGGAGATGGGCTGCTGTGGCTCTCCTGTATGGCCCGGTGTCTACGGCGCGAGGGCCCTGTGTAAAGACGTCCTGAGGAGCGTGGAGGACGGTCGGGTAAGGTTGCTAAGGGGCAATAGAAGCGGCTCTGTGACGTCCTTTCAGGGCGAGGCGGTGGCGAGGCTGTGGGCCAAAGGGATACTGCCGGTGATCCCTCCTATAGCCCTGGAAGAGAGCTCAGGTAAGCTGTTGAACGTCGATGGAGATCGCCTGGCAGCACTGGTGGCGTCGTCTCTGGGGTCCGAGGTTTTGGTGATACTCAGCAACGTTCCAGGGGTCCTCTCAGACCAGCACAATCCTAGGTCTTTGGTCTCCAGCGGATCGGTTGAGGATCTCATGGCTTTGGCCAAGGGCAACATGAAGAGAAAGATCGTAGCGGCGGAGGAGGCACTATCAGGTGGGGTGAAGGACGTTATCTTGGGCGATAGCCGCCTCGAAGAACCTCTGTCAGCTGCTCTGAACGGAAAGGGGACCAATGTATGTCTGAACTCTACAACGGTCGGGGTCTGA
- a CDS encoding aminotransferase class III-fold pyridoxal phosphate-dependent enzyme, whose amino-acid sequence MSELYNGRGLTVSAGQGADLWDDKGKKYVDFMTGHGSSLFGHCHPELVSVAKVASQSPWSVGLGISSAPRGLFLDALKSLLPDGKAFLCNSGAESMEAAFKLVTARSGRRKILALRKAFHGRTIGALGLTFNPKYRKPWQASLYPVEHLSLEDLPGAVDEDTCAVFVEPVQGEGGVYPLDLEIGKAISKACSKFDVPLVADEIQSGWGRCGSILASSQVGLEPDVVCLAKGVAGGFPVGAVVWKGWVGDFPTAGHGTTYGGNPFVSALGLASWQLLQDREYPLQASSKGSRFKEMLGKLDSPILGEVRGMGLLLGIDTTVKSSELVKALQDRGVLALPAGPKVLRFMPPFVAEDRHFNQVMEALKDVCDELERR is encoded by the coding sequence ATGTCTGAACTCTACAACGGTCGGGGTCTGACCGTATCAGCCGGTCAGGGAGCCGATCTGTGGGACGATAAAGGGAAAAAATACGTGGACTTTATGACTGGACACGGTTCCTCCCTGTTCGGCCACTGCCATCCTGAGCTGGTATCGGTGGCTAAGGTGGCCTCCCAATCTCCCTGGTCCGTGGGGCTTGGGATCTCCTCCGCTCCTAGGGGTCTTTTTCTTGACGCACTGAAATCTCTGTTGCCCGACGGAAAGGCCTTTTTGTGCAACAGCGGTGCTGAGTCGATGGAGGCGGCCTTCAAACTGGTCACAGCTCGTAGTGGGCGACGTAAGATCCTGGCCCTGCGAAAGGCCTTTCACGGTAGGACTATAGGAGCTCTCGGCCTAACCTTCAACCCCAAGTACAGAAAACCCTGGCAGGCCTCCCTATACCCGGTGGAGCATCTCTCCCTGGAGGACCTTCCCGGCGCTGTGGACGAGGATACCTGTGCCGTGTTCGTGGAGCCAGTCCAGGGCGAAGGAGGGGTCTATCCTCTGGATTTGGAGATAGGGAAGGCTATATCCAAGGCCTGCTCTAAGTTCGACGTCCCTCTAGTGGCCGACGAGATCCAGTCGGGCTGGGGGCGATGCGGTTCCATCCTCGCTTCCAGTCAGGTAGGGCTGGAGCCCGACGTGGTGTGCCTTGCGAAGGGAGTGGCCGGTGGTTTCCCCGTCGGGGCGGTGGTCTGGAAGGGTTGGGTCGGCGATTTTCCGACAGCTGGACACGGGACTACCTACGGCGGAAACCCCTTCGTATCGGCTCTGGGGCTGGCCTCATGGCAGCTTCTACAGGACAGGGAATACCCGCTCCAGGCCAGCTCCAAAGGGAGTCGCTTCAAGGAGATGCTCGGCAAGCTGGACTCTCCCATCCTAGGGGAGGTTCGGGGTATGGGGCTCCTTTTGGGTATCGATACTACTGTAAAATCCTCCGAGCTGGTCAAGGCCCTTCAGGATAGAGGTGTCCTTGCCCTTCCCGCTGGTCCTAAGGTCCTGCGTTTTATGCCTCCCTTCGTGGCGGAGGATCGCCATTTCAACCAGGTCATGGAGGCTCTAAAGGATGTCTGCGATGAGCTGGAACGACGGTGA
- a CDS encoding M20/M25/M40 family metallo-hydrolase: protein MSAMSWNDGDGRFLRELVSCRSESGSEDACCSLLERSLPSLGWDYVSRDKVGNVLASRGNGDREILLLGHIDTVPGGPECEVLGDELWGRGSVDAKGSLAAFSLAGGRTELPDGWRYSLVAAVGEERDSRGARYLMTSRGAPAACIVGEPSGGNGITLGYRGCMFLELTSSDEGSHRSIGPGPLTDVLMAASDILREVQRMDDDSKPVINRYNGAVSRMEGVESGGRVAKVGLDIRLPLGASSDELGGLFGDIASRFGVALEVVQQVDAYQSPRSNPVAQALSSSIREVGSPPRLLAKGGTADFNVVAPWMAPMVAYGPGDSSLDHRPDERLPIGDFLSSIDILERALPKVCVLIDR, encoded by the coding sequence ATGTCTGCGATGAGCTGGAACGACGGTGATGGGCGTTTTTTGAGGGAGCTGGTCTCCTGTCGCAGCGAGAGCGGATCGGAGGATGCCTGTTGTTCCCTTCTGGAGAGGTCCTTGCCGTCCCTCGGTTGGGATTATGTCTCAAGGGATAAAGTCGGCAACGTCCTGGCCTCCAGAGGAAATGGGGACAGGGAGATACTTCTCCTGGGCCATATAGACACCGTTCCCGGTGGCCCCGAGTGTGAGGTGTTGGGCGATGAACTGTGGGGCAGAGGATCGGTGGACGCCAAGGGATCTCTGGCGGCCTTTTCCCTCGCTGGGGGCAGGACCGAGCTTCCCGACGGATGGCGGTACTCCCTGGTTGCGGCGGTAGGAGAGGAGAGGGACTCTCGGGGGGCGAGATATCTCATGACCTCCAGGGGAGCCCCCGCCGCCTGTATAGTGGGAGAGCCCTCCGGCGGTAACGGGATAACCTTGGGTTACAGGGGCTGTATGTTTCTGGAGTTGACCTCCTCAGATGAGGGGAGCCACAGGAGTATCGGGCCTGGCCCCTTGACCGATGTCCTGATGGCAGCTTCTGATATACTCAGGGAGGTCCAACGTATGGACGATGACTCCAAGCCGGTGATAAACCGTTACAACGGCGCCGTCTCCCGCATGGAGGGAGTGGAGTCTGGAGGCAGGGTCGCTAAGGTGGGGCTGGATATAAGGCTGCCCCTAGGGGCCTCCTCCGACGAACTTGGAGGTCTATTTGGGGATATAGCTTCTCGCTTTGGGGTCGCCTTGGAGGTAGTCCAGCAGGTGGACGCATATCAGTCGCCGAGGTCCAACCCGGTAGCTCAGGCCCTGTCTTCCTCCATAAGGGAAGTCGGCAGCCCCCCTCGCCTACTGGCTAAAGGGGGAACCGCCGACTTCAACGTAGTAGCCCCTTGGATGGCTCCTATGGTGGCCTACGGCCCCGGAGATTCCTCCCTGGACCACCGCCCTGACGAGAGGTTACCCATAGGGGATTTTCTGTCCTCCATAGACATACTGGAGAGGGCACTGCCTAAGGTATGTGTCCTGATCGACCGCTAG
- a CDS encoding MerR family transcriptional regulator, whose translation MSYKMTIGDFSRISNLSPKALRLYDRQGILRPIAVDPSTGYRYYAPIQVIESERIRILRSLEMPLEEIRSFLEEKDPTVLREKLGSYRKELEIKVSSMRRNMDFLDKLTEKREEIFLNYAVVVKEVEEQAIISTRIETSISQIGENMGRAFNEVCDHMTKMGLSTDGVGIALYHCQEFDPEHLDVEVAMAVDKLYGSSEKFTFRNLPGGTVASILHCGPYEGIQAAYGALYEWVGENSYEKTGPDREIYFNCPATVEKPDDLRTEIAIPVRKKN comes from the coding sequence ATGAGCTACAAGATGACCATAGGCGATTTTTCGAGAATCAGTAACCTATCCCCCAAGGCCCTTCGTCTATATGATAGACAGGGCATACTGAGGCCTATAGCGGTCGATCCCTCCACAGGATACCGCTACTACGCCCCTATACAGGTGATAGAATCGGAGAGGATAAGGATCCTCCGGTCTCTGGAGATGCCTCTGGAGGAGATAAGGTCGTTCCTTGAGGAAAAGGACCCTACGGTCCTGAGGGAAAAACTGGGAAGCTACAGAAAAGAGCTTGAGATAAAGGTGTCGTCCATGAGGCGAAACATGGATTTTCTGGACAAACTCACGGAGAAGAGGGAGGAGATTTTCTTGAACTACGCGGTAGTCGTGAAAGAGGTCGAGGAGCAAGCTATAATATCCACCAGGATAGAGACATCAATATCCCAAATAGGGGAGAACATGGGAAGGGCATTCAACGAGGTGTGTGACCACATGACGAAAATGGGACTCAGCACCGACGGTGTGGGGATAGCTCTCTATCACTGTCAGGAGTTCGACCCGGAGCATCTGGACGTGGAGGTGGCCATGGCGGTGGACAAGCTTTACGGGTCCTCAGAAAAATTTACTTTCCGAAACCTACCGGGAGGTACGGTGGCAAGCATCCTCCACTGTGGCCCCTACGAGGGCATACAGGCGGCCTACGGAGCGCTTTACGAGTGGGTCGGCGAGAACAGCTACGAGAAGACCGGACCTGACAGAGAAATCTATTTCAACTGTCCCGCCACGGTGGAAAAGCCAGACGACCTGCGCACCGAGATAGCCATCCCGGTACGCAAAAAGAACTAG